Proteins encoded by one window of Leptospiraceae bacterium:
- a CDS encoding class I SAM-dependent methyltransferase, with protein sequence MKKILSYSSIFNLFNQMIGEKKGRQFFVITYLKPFQDMKVLDIGCGIGIIIPYLGDVEYEGYDASKIYIDHAKKLYGKNPKINLNCELVESSNLKNKNYYDLVLASGLIHHLPDESCKKLFHTAREALKEAGRFVSFDNILVSNQSWIARKIILQDRGQFIRKEEDYKTLFKDTFPDTSFYIHHDILRIPYIHIIAVSTK encoded by the coding sequence ATGAAAAAAATTTTATCTTATTCATCTATCTTCAATCTATTCAATCAAATGATTGGAGAAAAAAAAGGTCGTCAATTTTTCGTAATTACATACCTAAAGCCATTTCAAGATATGAAGGTCTTGGATATTGGTTGTGGAATAGGAATTATCATTCCATATCTAGGTGATGTAGAGTACGAAGGTTATGATGCTTCTAAAATATACATAGATCATGCAAAGAAATTGTATGGAAAAAATCCGAAAATAAACCTGAATTGTGAGCTAGTTGAATCTTCTAATCTTAAAAACAAAAACTATTACGATCTTGTTCTCGCAAGTGGGTTGATTCATCATCTCCCTGATGAATCTTGTAAAAAATTATTCCATACTGCGAGGGAAGCATTAAAAGAAGCTGGAAGATTCGTTTCATTTGATAATATCCTTGTTTCCAACCAATCTTGGATAGCAAGAAAGATTATTCTTCAAGATAGAGGTCAATTCATCCGCAAGGAAGAGGATTATAAGACTCTATTCAAAGATACTTTTCCAGATACCTCATTTTATATCCATCACGATATTTTGAGAATTCCTTATATTCATATAATAGCTGTTTCAACAAAATAA